The Diaminobutyricimonas aerilata nucleotide sequence ATGATGCACACGAGTCCCGCGCCGAGGAGGATGCCGAAGGCCAGCGAGACCGGCACCAACCAGGGCGAGTCCATGCGACTAGATTAGTTACCGGGCGGGGTGCCTTCGTCGGTCACCCGTGCCTTGGGCCCGGATTGCCCCGAAGTTCAACCGGGCGACACCGACTGTTCACCCGCCGACGGCATCGTTGCCGGGAATGCGCGGGCTCCGCTGCCCCGCCACCGAAAGGTTTGAAGGATGCGCGAAGTCTTCCAGCAGGAACTGCGCGAGGTGCAGGAGCGCCTCGTCGAGATCGCCGAGCTCGTGGCCGAGGCCATCGAGCGTGCGACGCAGGCCTTCAACGAGTCCGATGTCGCCCTGGCCGAGAAGGTCATCGAGGACGACGCCAAGATCGACGAACTCGCCGTCTCGCTCGACGAGCTGGCGATCAACATCCTCGCCCGCCAGCAGCCGGTCGCCCGCGACCTGCGCATCGTCGTGAGCGCGCTGCGTATCTCGGCGTCGCTCGAGCGCATGGGCGACATGTCGGAGCACATCGCGCAGCTGTCGCGGTACCGCTTCCCCGACAAGGTCGTGCCGAAGTCGCTGCGCCCGACCTTCGCCGAGATGGGCGCGCTCGACGTGATGATCGCGCGCAAGCTCGTCACCCTCCTGCGTTCGGAGGACGTGCGCGTCGCCGAGGAGATCCGCAACGACGACGACAAGGTCGATGCGCTGCACCTGAGCGTGTTCGACAAGGTGCTCGGTGCGACCTGGAACGGCGAGGCCGTCGACACGGTCGATGCGACGCTCGCCTCGCGCTACCACGAGCGCTTCGCCGACCACGCGGTGTCGATCGCCAAGAAGGTGCAGTACCTCGCGACGGGCGACTGGATCCCCGCCGACGCCTGACCCGCACCTGGGACCGCACGGCACCGACCCGGAGCCTCGAGGTCGCACTCGGGCACGGTCGCGCGTCGCACTCACCGTGCGCACCTGCGACTTCGCGGCACCGATGCGGCGAGAACGCTGAACACTCCGGCCGGAGCCGCGGCCGGAACGACAGGATGGGCGGCATGGCGAATCCCCTGCTGCTCATCAACGGACTGCCCGCCTCCGGCAAGTCGACGCTCGCCGAGGACATCGCGACGCGGCTCGGTTGGCCCCTGCTGTCGAAGGACGACATCAAGGAGGCCCTCGCCGACCTCGTCGGCCCCGCCGTCCCGTCGTCGAATCTCGGCATGATCGCGATGGACACCATCTGGTCGCTCACCGCCCACATCGGAACCGGTGTGGTCGTGGAGTCGTTCTGGTGGGCGCACCGCGACCGCGAGCACGTCGAACGCGGCGTGCGCGAGTCGGGCGCCGAGACGGTGGTCGAGTTGTGGTGCGAGGTCGACGACGAGGTCGCGCGGCAGCGTTACGAGGAGCGCGAACGGCACGTCGTGCACGAGCCGGACTGGGACCTGTGGGACTCCGAGGAGTGGAAGCAGAACCCGCCGGTGCCGCTCGACCTCGGGCCCGTCGTGTGGTTGCGCACCGACTCGGAGTACGACGTCGACGCGGTCATGGCCGAACTCGGCGCGGCGTTCTCGAACACGGACGACCCGGAGGTCATCCGCTCGGAGAGCTGAGCCGGCGCCGCGTCACCGGGCCCGGGCGGCCGGCGGCCGACATCCGCTCTCGCTGCACCCCGACGAACGGCCGGCTGCACACCGACGACCGATCGCCGCGCCCCGACGACCGATCCGTTGCAGCCGACGACCGCGGGCACCCGGAAC carries:
- the phoU gene encoding phosphate signaling complex protein PhoU, with the protein product MREVFQQELREVQERLVEIAELVAEAIERATQAFNESDVALAEKVIEDDAKIDELAVSLDELAINILARQQPVARDLRIVVSALRISASLERMGDMSEHIAQLSRYRFPDKVVPKSLRPTFAEMGALDVMIARKLVTLLRSEDVRVAEEIRNDDDKVDALHLSVFDKVLGATWNGEAVDTVDATLASRYHERFADHAVSIAKKVQYLATGDWIPADA
- a CDS encoding AAA family ATPase; translated protein: MANPLLLINGLPASGKSTLAEDIATRLGWPLLSKDDIKEALADLVGPAVPSSNLGMIAMDTIWSLTAHIGTGVVVESFWWAHRDREHVERGVRESGAETVVELWCEVDDEVARQRYEERERHVVHEPDWDLWDSEEWKQNPPVPLDLGPVVWLRTDSEYDVDAVMAELGAAFSNTDDPEVIRSES